A region from the Melioribacter roseus P3M-2 genome encodes:
- a CDS encoding sulfurtransferase, producing the protein MANRYLIEVDELYDKLNEDNLVIVDTREPEDYLIDHIPGAINIYDIFSYLATESNGGYEQMRNHFAGLFGLNGIDSSKEVVVYEDAMDNGYGRSCRGWFIFSHMGHKNTRILHGGYQAWLDKNMRVEKNTPHPELKKFEIVADNSIILNKRQMLKAIENPAITIIDCRDRTEWVGVSSSPYGPEFTPRKGRIPGSIWIEWYNSMEYKDYIPWFKSPEQLNEMFRRFGLSEDKELYLYCFKGARTSNLFVALKMAGFEKVFNYLASWNEWSRDFSLPIEHGYPKRKH; encoded by the coding sequence ATGGCAAATAGATATCTGATAGAAGTTGACGAGCTTTACGATAAATTAAATGAAGATAACCTGGTAATAGTGGACACACGGGAACCGGAAGATTATCTGATTGATCATATTCCCGGGGCAATAAATATTTATGATATTTTCAGCTATCTTGCGACCGAATCCAACGGCGGTTATGAACAAATGAGAAATCACTTTGCCGGCTTATTCGGCTTAAACGGCATCGATTCGTCTAAAGAAGTTGTTGTTTATGAAGACGCTATGGATAACGGATACGGACGATCGTGCCGCGGATGGTTTATTTTCAGTCATATGGGGCATAAGAATACCAGAATACTTCACGGAGGTTATCAAGCCTGGCTCGATAAAAATATGAGAGTGGAAAAAAATACGCCGCATCCCGAACTCAAAAAATTCGAAATTGTCGCGGACAACTCGATTATTTTAAATAAAAGGCAAATGCTTAAAGCAATCGAAAATCCCGCTATTACGATTATTGATTGCCGTGACAGAACAGAATGGGTCGGAGTTAGCTCGTCGCCGTACGGTCCGGAATTTACGCCCCGAAAGGGCAGGATTCCCGGTTCGATCTGGATTGAATGGTATAACAGCATGGAATATAAAGATTATATCCCGTGGTTCAAAAGTCCCGAGCAACTAAATGAAATGTTCAGAAGGTTCGGACTTTCGGAAGATAAAGAGTTGTATCTTTATTGTTTCAAAGGCGCCCGCACGTCGAACCTCTTCGTGGCGTTAAAAATGGCCGGATTCGAAAAAGTTTTTAATTATCTGGCGTCGTGGAACGAATGGTCGCGTGATTTTTCATTGCCCATTGAACATGGTTATCCGAAGCGAAAACACTAA
- the hisIE gene encoding bifunctional phosphoribosyl-AMP cyclohydrolase/phosphoribosyl-ATP diphosphatase HisIE — protein sequence MINIDNIIFEKSGGLVPAIIQDKFTGQVLMLGYMNKEALTKTIDTGLVTFYSRSRNQLWTKGETSGNYLKLDSITTDCDNDTLLVTAVPEGPTCHMNRYSCFGIDKENVKFLSYLYDLIKERKKNLPENSYTTKLFRSGIDRIIQKVGEESIETVIAAKNKDKKEFIDESSDLIYHLFVLMAELDIGLDEIVNNLIQRHTKK from the coding sequence ATGATTAACATCGACAATATCATCTTTGAAAAATCGGGCGGATTGGTACCGGCAATCATACAAGATAAATTTACGGGACAGGTTCTTATGCTCGGCTATATGAATAAAGAAGCGCTCACAAAAACTATAGATACCGGACTTGTTACGTTTTACAGCAGAAGCAGAAATCAATTGTGGACAAAAGGAGAAACCTCCGGCAACTATCTCAAACTCGATTCGATTACGACCGATTGCGACAATGATACTCTTCTGGTTACAGCCGTACCGGAAGGACCCACATGTCACATGAACCGATATTCGTGCTTCGGGATCGATAAAGAAAATGTAAAATTTCTTTCTTATCTCTACGATTTAATCAAAGAAAGAAAGAAAAATTTGCCGGAGAATTCATATACGACAAAATTATTCCGAAGCGGAATCGACAGAATTATTCAAAAGGTGGGGGAAGAATCGATCGAAACGGTTATTGCCGCAAAAAACAAAGACAAAAAAGAATTTATAGACGAATCTTCCGATTTAATTTATCATTTGTTTGTGCTTATGGCGGAACTCGATATCGGACTTGATGAAATTGTAAATAATTTAATCCAACGACATACAAAAAAATAA
- the hisF gene encoding imidazole glycerol phosphate synthase subunit HisF, translated as MVAKRIIPCLDVKDGRVVKGTNFVNLKDAGSAVELSERYYKEGADELVFLDITATEEKRKTLVELVKDVAKVLRIPFTVGGGISELNNIEELLNAGADKVSLNSSIVRNPGLITEAAKRFGSQAVVAAVDVKIVDGIKKVFIKGGKEETDLEGFEWCKRVCELGAGEILLTSMDHDGTRNGYDVEFLSKVVQNVTVPVIASGGAGKKEHFLEAFQKANVDACLAAGLFHYGELSIRELKQYLLENKVNIRI; from the coding sequence TTGGTAGCAAAGAGAATAATACCTTGTCTTGACGTTAAAGACGGAAGAGTGGTTAAAGGCACTAATTTCGTAAACCTTAAAGACGCCGGTTCGGCCGTCGAACTTTCCGAAAGATATTACAAGGAGGGGGCGGACGAACTTGTATTCCTCGATATAACGGCAACGGAAGAAAAGAGAAAAACTCTGGTTGAATTAGTCAAAGATGTAGCCAAAGTTTTGAGAATTCCATTTACGGTGGGCGGAGGCATTTCTGAATTGAACAATATTGAAGAATTGCTAAACGCCGGAGCCGATAAAGTTTCTCTCAATTCATCGATCGTTCGGAATCCCGGACTTATTACCGAAGCAGCAAAAAGATTCGGTTCGCAGGCAGTGGTAGCCGCTGTCGACGTCAAAATTGTCGACGGTATTAAAAAAGTATTTATAAAAGGCGGCAAGGAAGAAACCGACCTCGAAGGATTTGAATGGTGTAAAAGAGTTTGCGAACTGGGCGCCGGCGAAATTCTTCTTACATCGATGGACCACGACGGCACTAGAAACGGTTACGACGTCGAATTCTTGTCTAAAGTTGTTCAAAACGTAACCGTACCCGTTATAGCAAGCGGAGGGGCGGGGAAAAAAGAACACTTCTTGGAAGCATTTCAAAAGGCTAATGTTGACGCCTGCTTGGCTGCAGGTCTTTTTCATTACGGCGAACTTTCTATTCGGGAATTAAAGCAATATTTATTGGAAAATAAGGTAAACATAAGAATATGA
- the hisA gene encoding 1-(5-phosphoribosyl)-5-[(5-phosphoribosylamino)methylideneamino]imidazole-4-carboxamide isomerase: MLIIPAIDILNNKVARLTKGDFNKAKYYDTTPLEIARKYEEAGFQWIHIVDLGATLDKKINILPVLKEIKNNTGLKLEFGGGIRNSSQVKEALNAGADRIVIGSLSIKNKAAFAEIVDEYGADKFVVALDSYNEKILVKGWTEDSGVSIYEHIDYCKELGIDTFLCTDISRDGTLTGSNTQLYGKIMKYSPDIKLIASGGIGSIHDVLVLSQLNIYAVIVGKAIYENKINIKDLAKIGSKENNTLS; this comes from the coding sequence ATGTTAATTATACCTGCTATCGACATATTGAATAACAAAGTCGCCCGGCTGACCAAAGGAGATTTCAACAAAGCCAAATATTACGATACCACACCGCTCGAAATTGCCCGCAAGTATGAAGAAGCGGGATTCCAGTGGATTCATATTGTAGACCTCGGCGCAACGCTCGATAAAAAAATTAATATCCTGCCCGTACTAAAGGAAATAAAAAACAACACCGGTCTCAAACTGGAATTTGGCGGGGGCATCAGAAATTCTTCTCAAGTTAAAGAGGCATTGAATGCGGGCGCGGACAGAATAGTAATCGGCTCGCTCTCAATTAAAAATAAAGCGGCGTTTGCAGAAATAGTTGATGAATACGGAGCCGACAAATTTGTTGTGGCGCTCGATTCGTACAATGAAAAAATTCTGGTTAAAGGGTGGACGGAGGACAGCGGAGTTTCGATTTACGAACACATCGATTATTGCAAAGAGCTCGGCATCGATACTTTTTTGTGTACTGATATCAGTCGGGACGGAACGCTGACGGGCTCCAATACACAACTTTACGGTAAAATTATGAAATACAGTCCCGATATTAAATTGATTGCTTCCGGCGGTATCGGATCAATTCACGATGTGCTGGTCTTAAGCCAGTTGAATATCTATGCGGTCATTGTTGGCAAAGCAATTTATGAAAACAAAATAAACATTAAGGATTTGGCAAAAATTGGTAGCAAAGAGAATAATACCTTGTCTTGA